One genomic region from Pyrinomonadaceae bacterium encodes:
- a CDS encoding fatty acid desaturase: MTQEGEMLMHHGAVPGLPPSAATMAHLRTSNWAGGALLSSAALLTVGGVALSLQPNWWSWLLGQVVLAAAMVQWFALLHECGHGTLFHTKALHAPVGWVAGFFSMIPYGCWKRVHGRHHKWTGWQDVDPTTAALVPRPLGRAERVLMNVCWRSWIPLFATLYRVNNFWNLPRLRSLFSKGDDRRRIAISIITLLLAYVAVAVIVGPRTLVRITLLASLLAFVVEELIILSQHTHIPQNLSQGKAVPPFPAVEQQVFTRSLVFPSWLSAMLLHIDAHELHHMYPFVPGYQLRAISYNTQNEINWWTWVKCVRAMPGETFMFHNRIETGVDI; this comes from the coding sequence ATGACGCAAGAAGGAGAGATGCTGATGCATCACGGCGCTGTGCCAGGCCTTCCTCCATCTGCGGCCACGATGGCGCACTTGCGAACATCGAACTGGGCGGGTGGCGCGCTGCTGAGTTCGGCCGCTCTACTCACGGTGGGTGGTGTCGCGCTGTCCCTCCAACCAAACTGGTGGTCGTGGCTGCTGGGCCAGGTGGTTCTTGCTGCCGCGATGGTCCAGTGGTTCGCTCTCCTTCATGAGTGCGGACACGGAACGCTCTTTCACACAAAGGCCCTGCATGCACCCGTTGGTTGGGTAGCCGGCTTTTTTTCGATGATCCCCTACGGCTGCTGGAAGCGCGTCCATGGCCGTCATCACAAATGGACTGGATGGCAGGATGTGGATCCCACCACTGCCGCGCTCGTACCTCGTCCTCTCGGCCGGGCCGAGCGCGTGTTGATGAACGTATGCTGGAGGTCCTGGATCCCACTGTTCGCCACGCTGTATCGCGTCAATAACTTCTGGAACTTGCCCCGGCTCCGCTCGCTGTTCTCTAAGGGGGACGACCGGCGGCGTATCGCGATCAGTATCATCACGCTCCTCTTAGCTTATGTGGCCGTCGCGGTTATCGTCGGTCCCAGGACGCTGGTGCGGATTACGCTCCTTGCATCGTTGCTTGCCTTCGTCGTGGAAGAGCTCATCATTTTGAGCCAGCACACGCACATTCCTCAGAACCTGAGTCAGGGAAAGGCAGTCCCTCCGTTTCCCGCCGTCGAGCAACAGGTGTTCACGCGATCCCTGGTCTTCCCATCGTGGCTTTCGGCGATGCTGCTGCATATCGACGCTCATGAGCTCCACCACATGTATCCATTCGTGCCCGGGTATCAACTCCGCGCGATCTCTTACAACACGCAGAACGAAATAAATTGGTGGACGTGGGTGAAGTGCGTGCGCGCGATGCCCGGCGAGACTTTCATGTTTCACAATCGGATCGAAACGGGCGTCGATATTTGA
- a CDS encoding M55 family metallopeptidase, with amino-acid sequence MKIYISADMEGVVGVVTGEQLGPQGFEYQRFREFMTQEVNAAIEAAFEAGATEIVVSDSHGNGQNLLIEKLPKNILLVRAWPRPLMMMQGIDETFAGVIFIGYHTGTTNPQGVRAHTISSARLADVRLKGVSVSEAGINAAIAGHFNVPVIMVSGDDAVVKETTRLLGDVEGAVVKWSTGFHSAKTMMPEASYQLIREKVKKAIGRLKDFKPHKLAGPIQLDVRFKNYRPSEVLSYLSIVERTDAHSIRFTGKDMIEVSKFLEFIVTYEPALEP; translated from the coding sequence ATGAAAATTTACATTTCCGCGGACATGGAAGGCGTTGTTGGCGTGGTAACCGGCGAGCAATTAGGACCTCAGGGGTTTGAGTATCAACGGTTCCGAGAGTTCATGACGCAGGAAGTTAACGCCGCGATCGAGGCCGCATTCGAAGCCGGCGCGACGGAAATTGTCGTCAGTGACTCACACGGCAATGGGCAGAACCTATTAATTGAGAAGCTGCCGAAGAACATCCTGCTCGTTCGCGCATGGCCGCGGCCTTTGATGATGATGCAGGGCATTGATGAGACTTTCGCCGGCGTCATCTTTATCGGTTATCACACCGGGACCACTAACCCTCAAGGGGTGCGAGCGCACACAATATCAAGTGCCCGCCTGGCTGACGTGCGACTGAAAGGCGTTTCGGTCTCGGAGGCCGGCATCAATGCGGCGATCGCCGGTCACTTCAACGTGCCGGTGATTATGGTATCGGGCGACGACGCGGTGGTGAAAGAAACTACAAGGCTGTTGGGAGATGTCGAAGGCGCAGTGGTCAAATGGTCGACGGGTTTTCACTCGGCAAAGACCATGATGCCCGAAGCTTCTTACCAGCTAATCCGCGAGAAGGTAAAGAAAGCCATCGGCCGACTCAAAGATTTCAAGCCCCACAAGCTTGCGGGCCCTATTCAGTTGGATGTGCGTTTCAAAAACTACCGCCCATCAGAAGTCCTGAGTTACCTGAGCATCGTGGAACGCACCGACGCGCACAGCATCAGATTCACAGGCAAGGACATGATCGAAGTGTCTAAGTTCCTGGAGTTCATTGTTACCTACGAACCTGCGTTGGAGCCGTAA
- a CDS encoding pyridoxal phosphate-dependent aminotransferase, translating into MQRKSRPDIRALTRLVPPSGNLVQGQSELPINPVLADAAARIISAGKNHYGPAEGLDELRLAVTEKISTFNGIRIDPDSDPLELLITPGATGALVAIAQSYLRNAAALVFEPYYPYHRHIINELGGSTEALALHGESLELDGDELRARCRELKSRQSFPLKAIILCTPVNPTGKVFSASELEIIASVCHEFDLLCISDEVYEHYVVGSQPHISIATLPGMWERTITVNSFSKSWNISGWRLGYVYGNSSLISPLNRANNVFYVCSPTPLQRALSEVLMTDSDYYTRLREKFALKRKLVVGVLDQVGFKTFDSGSAFYVWARIPEGFTGAMEFNQLLMHRAGVGGVPGNAFTDEDHWDNYMRLCIAREDEVLQGALDRLQSVLMPTTSL; encoded by the coding sequence ATGCAACGAAAATCCCGCCCTGACATTAGAGCGCTTACCAGACTGGTGCCTCCCAGCGGCAACCTTGTGCAGGGCCAGTCGGAGCTGCCTATTAATCCCGTTTTAGCCGACGCGGCCGCGCGAATAATTTCCGCCGGCAAGAATCATTATGGTCCGGCTGAAGGTCTGGATGAACTTCGCCTCGCCGTGACGGAAAAGATCTCTACCTTCAACGGCATCAGAATCGATCCCGACAGTGATCCGCTCGAATTATTAATTACTCCCGGCGCGACCGGTGCACTTGTAGCAATCGCTCAAAGTTACCTAAGGAACGCCGCCGCGCTCGTCTTTGAACCTTACTATCCTTATCACCGCCACATCATCAACGAGTTGGGAGGAAGCACTGAAGCACTCGCGCTTCACGGTGAGAGCCTTGAACTCGACGGGGATGAATTACGCGCGCGCTGCCGCGAGTTGAAGAGCCGACAGTCGTTTCCCCTGAAAGCAATTATTCTCTGTACACCGGTGAATCCTACCGGAAAGGTGTTCAGCGCGAGTGAACTGGAAATCATTGCGTCGGTTTGTCACGAGTTTGATCTCCTCTGCATATCAGACGAGGTTTATGAACACTACGTGGTAGGAAGTCAGCCCCATATTTCTATCGCGACCCTGCCTGGCATGTGGGAACGAACGATTACAGTCAACTCTTTCTCCAAGTCATGGAATATTTCGGGCTGGCGCCTGGGTTATGTTTACGGCAACTCGAGTCTCATCTCCCCTCTCAATCGCGCCAATAATGTCTTTTACGTATGCTCGCCGACTCCGCTCCAGCGTGCCTTAAGCGAAGTGTTAATGACCGACTCGGATTACTACACACGTTTACGCGAAAAGTTTGCGCTGAAAAGGAAACTGGTTGTTGGGGTGCTTGACCAGGTTGGGTTTAAGACTTTTGACTCAGGTTCTGCCTTTTATGTTTGGGCCCGCATCCCGGAAGGGTTTACCGGGGCGATGGAGTTCAATCAGTTGTTGATGCACCGAGCCGGAGTGGGAGGCGTACCGGGGAATGCTTTCACCGACGAAGATCACTGGGACAACTACATGCGACTGTGCATTGCGCGTGAAGATGAAGTGTTACAAGGCGCACTCGACCGGCTGCAAAGCGTTCTCATGCCGACAACTTCGTTATAA